The nucleotide sequence GCATCATACTCGCTAATGGCAAGCCACCAAAGAAAAGCTTAAACACCTTTTTTTCAGGAATGTCTAAGCTGAACTTGTTTCAGCTTCTTAAAATAATGTTAAACGGATTTGAGATTCCGAAACAAGCTTGCCTGCTGTAAGCAGGTTCGGAATGACATTAAGAAAAACCAATATGAAAAAATGCATCATACTCGCTAACGGTAAACCACCAAAGAAAAAAATATTCCGGTATTTTCAGAAACTCGGTTATCAAACATTAATCTGTGCTGATGGTGGTGCAAACTCAGCTTTAAAAATGCAACTCGATCCCGATTTCATTATTGGAGATCTTGACTCAATTTCTGACGAAGCATTGAAGAGATTCAGAAACTCTGCTAATATTATCCGGTTGAAAAGACAAAACGATACTGATGTTGAAAAATGTTTAAAGTATGCCATCAAAAATAAATTTGATGATGTACTGCTTCTTGGTGCAACAGGAAACAGACTCGATCACACTTTTTGTAATCTTGGGATAGTGCTGAAATTCTTTCCTCAAATAAAT is from Ignavibacteriota bacterium and encodes:
- a CDS encoding thiamine diphosphokinase encodes the protein MKKCIILANGKPPKKKIFRYFQKLGYQTLICADGGANSALKMQLDPDFIIGDLDSISDEALKRFRNSANIIRLKRQNDTDVEKCLKYAIKNKFDDVLLLGATGNRLDHTFCNLGIVLKFFPQINISLVAENSFLKPFERNVNLKTHPGETISIYGISQKTKITSVGLKYELKNSTLAFGVKESTSNVAKKRIIKLNITDGIVFVIRDVNTMMKHDLF